The following proteins come from a genomic window of Stegostoma tigrinum isolate sSteTig4 chromosome 30, sSteTig4.hap1, whole genome shotgun sequence:
- the LOC125465689 gene encoding interleukin-27 subunit beta-like gives MYLRLTVILGAVMMLLHIIGITVGQAIGDDIVTQYGQIGASVTLTCGNIDNGAVEWQLNDSKIIQTSNVELTRTKLTLFNIDVSQEGQYRCRNLESGKTYRTISLMLGYPPGKPRVTCRSVRYPLNVVCLWKLENQTYLPTRLNVLYRYGAEDVNQCSAEEVLQGNCTIEGIKLFSKIPYTVKVTATNPLGSRSTITQFIVEKIIKPDPPTKVSVSPIPNQPKKLLLQWKPPATWPDPSLFLLKYRIMYWPEGSTRYQMIEINDQASYILSGLRSKALYFAKIAAKDFVDNGMYSDWSPTVSARLWSN, from the exons ATGTACCTGAGGCTGACTGTAATTCTTGGTGCTGTGATGATGCTGCTTCATATCATTGGCATAACAGTGGGGCAAGCCATTGGGGATG ACATTGTCACACAGTACGGTCAGATCGGAGCAAGTGTCACACTCACCTGCGGCAACATAGATAACGGAGCGGTTGAATGGCAGCTGAATGACTCAAAAATCATTCAGACCAGCAATGTGGAACTAACAAGAACAAAACTCACTCTTTTCAACATCGATGTGTCCCAAGAAGGTCAATACAGATGTCGCAATCTGGAGTCAGGCAAAACTTACAGAACAATCTCATTGATGTTAGGCT ATCCACCAGGAAAGCCTCGGGTCACCTGTCGATCAGTGAGATATCCTCTGAATGTGGTCTGCTTGTGGAAGCTGGAAAATCAAACCTACCTTCCCACACGGTTGAATGTCTTATACAG GTATGGAGCTGAAGATGTCAATCAATGCTCAGCTGAAGAGGTATTGCAGGGCAACTGCACAATCGAGGGAATTAAACTCTTTTCAAAGATTCCCTACACAGTGAAGGTGACAGCAACAAACCCTCTAGGATCCAGATCGACTATTACACAATTTATTGTGGAGAAGATAA TCAAGCCAGATCCACCAACAAAAGTCAGTGTTTCTCCGATACCCAACCAACCAAAGAAATTATTGTTGCAATGGAAGCCACCCGCCACGTGGCCCGATCCAAGTCTGTTTCTGTTGAAGTACAGGATAATGTACTGGCCTGAGGGATCAACCAGATATCAGATG ATTGAGATCAACGATCAAGCTAGTTATATCCTGAGTGGCCTGCGATCCAAAGCTTTATACTTTGCAAAAATCGCAGCAAAGGATTTTGTTGACAATGGCATGTACAGCGATTGGAGTCCGACTGTTTCTGCACGCCTGTGGTCAAACTGA